Proteins found in one Lepeophtheirus salmonis chromosome 9, UVic_Lsal_1.4, whole genome shotgun sequence genomic segment:
- the LOC139906341 gene encoding uncharacterized protein — translation MISKIAIIFFGFVGLSLASFKANLANNEATVLQEIRLNSVRMAEANLHNENLCFFRTMCAVGTQRTVPIMTLAAGIVGFRKILDKVMDDIRDSGINEYNFPSIYRAVASYEVGISTKNLDLCEKLFPCIQTATHLLNEAVTVKHRNSRATCNAVGSLCPGVSIGCALCGVFAPGTCGQQCIVGGIYCGVSSYSCSYKDKED, via the exons ATGATTTCTAAAATCGCCATCATTTTCTTTGGATTCGTCGGTCTGTCATTGGCATCCTTTAAG GCCAATTTGGCAAACAATGAGGCGACAGTACTCCAAGAGATTCGACTCAATTCCGTGAGAATGGCCGAGGCCAATCTCCATAATGAGAATTTGTGTTTCTTCCGTACAATGTGTGCTGTTGGAACACAAAGAACTGTACCAATCATGACATTGGCAGCTGGAATTGTTGGATTTAGAAAAATCCTTGATAAAGTCATGGATGACATAAGAGATTCTGGAATCAATGAGTATAACTTCCCTTCAATTTATCGCGCTGTTGCTAGTTATGAGGTTGGgatttcaaccaaaaatttggatttatgTGAGAAATTATTTCCTTGCATTCAAACTGCCACCCACCTTTTGAATGAGGCTGTCACTGTCAAACACAG AAATAGCCGTGCAACTTGCAATGCTGTTGGATCTTTGTGCCCTGGTGTCAGCATTGGATGTGCTCTATGTGGTGTTTTTGCTCCTGGAACATGTGGACAACAATGCATCGTCGGAGGAATCTATTGTGGGGTTAGCTCCTACTCTTGTTCCTACAAGGATAAGGAAGATTAA